The following are from one region of the Muntiacus reevesi chromosome 3, mMunRee1.1, whole genome shotgun sequence genome:
- the LOC136163219 gene encoding C-X-C chemokine receptor type 2, with translation MVGDSVFQPDHTMTIILDDVYNSSYLWEGFEDEFGNYTGTPPTEDDDYICDVNTETLNKHAVVVIYVLVFLLSLLGNSLVMLVILYSRVGRSVTDVYLLNLAMADLLFAMTLPIWAASKAKGWIFGTPLCKVVSLLKEVNFYSGILLLACISMDRYLAIVHATRTLTQKRHWVKFICLGIWVLSVILALPISIFREVYQPPSSNLVCYENLGANTTKWRMVMRVLPQTFGFLLPLLVMLFCYGLTLRTLFSAQMGQKHRAMRVIFAVVLVFLLCWLPYNLVLVVDTLMRARVIPETCQRRKDIGRALDATEILGFLHSCLNPLIYVFIGQKFRHGLLKIMAIHGLISKEFLAKDGRPSFVGSSSGNTSTTL, from the exons ATGGTTGGTGACTCAG tcTTTCAACCAGATCACACCATGACAATCATCCTGGACGATGTCTATAATAGCAGTTATTTGTGGGAGGGGTTTGAGGATGAGTTTGGAAATTACACCGGCACACCACCCACAGAAGATGATGATTATATCTGTGATGTAAACACTGAGACACTCAACAAGCATGCTGTGGTCGTCATCTATGTCCTGGTCTTCCTGCTAAGCCTCCTGGGAAACTCCCTGGTGATGCTGGTCATCTTATACAGCCGGGTCGGTCGCTCTGTCACTGATGTCTACCTGCTGAACCTGGCCATGGCTGACCTGCTCTTCGCCATGACCTTGCCTATCTGGGCCGCCTCCAAGGCAAAGGGCTGGATCTTTGGCACACCCCTTTGCAAGGTGGTCTCACTCCTGAAGGAAGTCAACTTCTACAGTGGTATCCTACTGCTGGCCTGCATCAGCATGGACCGCTACCTGGCCATTGTCCATGCCACACGCACGCTGACCCAGAAGCGCCACTGGGTCAAGTTCATATGTTTAGGCATCTGGGTCCTGTCTGTGATCCTGGCCCTGCCCATCTCCATCTTCCGTGAGGTCTATCAACCACCCTCCTCCAACCTAGTCTGCTACGAGAACCTGGGTGCCAATACAACGAAATGGAGAATGGTGATGAGGGTCCTGCCCCAGACCTTTGGCTTCCTCCTGCCCCTGCTGGTCATGCTGTTCTGTTATGGACTCACCCTGCGCACGCTGTTTTCAGCCCAAATGGGGCAGAAGCACCGGGCCATGCGGGTCATCTTTGCGGTCGTGCTCGTCTTCCTGCTCTGCTGGCTGCCCTACAACCTGGTTCTGGTTGTAGACACCCTCATGAGGGCCCGGGTGATCCCCGAGACCTGTCAGCGCCGCAAAGACATCGGCCGGGCCCTGGACGCCACCGAGATCCTGGGCTTCCTGCACAGCTGCCTCAACCCTCTCATCTACGTCTTCATTGGCCAGAAGTTTCGCCATGGACTCCTCAAGATCATGGCCATCCATGGCCTGATCAGCAAGGAGTTCCTGGCCAAGGACGGCAGGCCTTCCTTTGTTGGCTCTTCTTCAGGGAACACGTCTACTACCCTCTGA